ATACACAACATGAAAATATAAAGTATTGACAATGTACATAAAtgttctgctgcagcatttCAGACTTGGAATACATGAATTCAACCAGGACAgataaatttcttttctttcatatttaaaaCTATCTTTGCTTTAAACCGCAAGGAGAAAAGTCACAAAACAAGGTAAGGGATAATTTTGTTATCCTGGACATGGACTGCCAGAATAACAAGCTCTGCTATTGACCTAGCAAGCGCTGATACTGCTTTCAGAGGAGAACTGTGCCAAAGGCTATGGAATGGTACGCCAAAAACTGAGGATAAAGAGAAGCAAGCTGCAGCCTTCACAACACAGCCTCACAAAACTGGCCTTCTCAGCTCAGGCTCTAATCGTACAGCCACAATTACACTTATTAAATATGTGTAGGTGGATTTCCTGCACTTCTCTCAACTCTAATCTTCATAAAATTACAGCAAAGTACCAGTTACTTGAGCTCAACTGCAGCTGTTCCTTCAGAATCCTGTAAGAAACCTCAACCTCTGCTATGGTTTGGCTCATTCCCAGGGAGATCAGAACTGCTCCTTACCACTGGAATCACCGTGCTCTCCCAAGATCCAGCCATGGCAGCTGCTTGGATGGATCCCAAGTCTCTCGGACATCAGATAACGGAATCTGGCCGTGTCCAGATTGCAGCCACTTCCAATCACACGGTGTTTTGGCAGCCCACTCAGCTTCCATGTGATATAGGTCATTATATccactgaaaggaaaagcatGCAGGGCAAATGAAACTCCACTCACACCAAGAATGCTCCAATAATTTCCTTACTGAGCATAGCAGGGCAATCAGGAGGACTCAAAACACAGTTGTGCTCACTGATCAAGGAAGTTTAGATCTGGCTGTTTGGGGGATTAAAATGGATGCAGTGCTTGAAATTTTCAACAGTAGCTTGATGGGTCCTAAGAAAATTCAAGGAAGGTCTTTAGAGATTAGATTCCTACCAGCTAAAGTTGgacacactttttttttggtcacaGTTAAGGCCCTAGGGCATTCAGAACTGGGACTGATCTCATGTGGCTAAAACATTCCAGCAATTTCCTGAATAATGCTCCCTTCCAGTTCACCATCACAACAACAGGTTAAACAATTTACAACCAAAAGTCTGAGATTTACATACTCTGTGTAGCTGGTAATTCCTTCGGTTTCATTTCTTGATTTGTGCACTAAGCACTTTCTACATTTACCACCTCTGCAGCATGAAAAGCCAGATGAGGAATGTGCTTTAGCTGCATGTGTttctaaaaatacagttttaggaaaaaacccagagctAGGTAGGGCAGACAGAAGGATGTGAGCAGAGAGCTCTAATTCACAGCTCAAAGCAACAGCAATAACCAGGCTGCAGGAATTGACTCCAACTCTGAGGAGCCAGGCAGTTCTCAGGAGGGAACACATTTGTGTGCCCAGATCTGAAATGCATCATTAGCTCTGCTCAGGCACCAAAGCACAGCTCACACCTCACCAGTGGCATGTGCTCTACAGCCTCAGCTGGGGCACGGAAGGGCATCAAAGGTTACACATCCAAAGCTCCTTCTCATGGGCTCACAATGACCTTCACTATGTAAGACTAGTGGACAAAACTCCACacactgagaaaacaaaaatataaattgtaaaaatacttctgaaaaaGCAACATGCagttctcctcctgcagctgctctgctggagagAAGTCGACAGGCTGAATTCAGCTTTGCTAGAACAAGAACAGCTGCAAGTCACTCTATTAGCTCAGAACACTGGCTGACTGTACACCAGGTAATCACTCAACCCCCAACAGAGCACGCAATGGTTCCACTCTGCCaggttttctttaaaagcagtGTCAACTTCATCACCACAGTTCTTCAGTAGAGGTTTCAGATCTTGAATTAAGCAAGGACAACCCTACAGGGACACCCAACAAAGCACATCAGAATATTTACAGTCACCTTTAGACATCCAAATGTCCAAACTGTCTCAGTGCAATGAGATACTTGCAAGTGAACAAATATGCATAATCTTTACTGTTTTAATTGAACTGTGGAGTACAGACAGCCCTTGTTTCACGATAGGCTTCAGCATGCAAATgcttttttctgaaaatatagCCACAACTACAGGGCAAGTTCTTCATGCTGAAAAACAGCCCTATGCTATCCAGACACAAAAGCTTCCAttagagagaaaaaatttaaacttCCTACTGCTTAAGCTAAAGTATGCAAAGACCTTAAGTATTTATCACAAAGTACTCTTTTAAAATGGACATAATGGCAAGTTCTGAATAAAGAGAGCATCAGAAAGTACAGACTATTTGTCTGTACTCTCAGATGTCCACAAAAAGCTATTAAGTTTCAACAATTTGTAATTGAAGAGATTTTCTGAGAACTAACTAATGTTGTATCTTGTCAAACCAAAGACTGCATTACCTGGGTTGGAAACCACCAGGATGATGCAGTTGGGGCTGTACTTGACGACGTGAGGGACGAtgtttttgaagacactcacATTCCTCTGCAACAGGTTGAGGCGACTCTCTCCCTCCTGCTGACGGACTCCTGCAGTCAGCACCACGATCCTGGAGTTGGCAGTGACAGCGTAGTCTAACCAGAGCACAGGAGAGAAGATACAGAGTGTGTTTAAAATAACTCCAGTAATTCCAGTAGCACTGTGTTAATACAGGAGTTAGAGAGAGCTTCTGCATTCAAACCCAAAACCCAAGACATCAGTTTAAAAGCCAGCAACAATACCTGGGTGTTGAGAGTCCATTTAGCCATTCTGACTCTCATTTCCACTATGAAAATAATACTATTTCTTCTACATACAGTTTCACTAAAATCAATTTTACTAAACAAGCCCTAAATAGTTAAGAGATGTAAAAGAGCCCAGCTTAAGAGCCACTCCCATTATGGTGTTCATCTGAACTCACCCCAACTCACACACTTCACCTTTTTCAATGCCAAATCCTAAGAGTTCTTTAGGACTGCACAACTAATTCTCCACTATGAAGCAAAGTCACAAAATACCAGTGTTAAATCAAAGAAACTGAAGTGCACCTTTGTCTGCCACGATCTTGTGAGTGTGAAGGAACACACTCCCATGCTGCAGGTCCATCATTTCTCCTTTTAGTCTGTCTTCCATAACATCAACCAGAGCAAGCTCATCACAAAGACcctaaaaacaacaaaatgtgGAGTCAATGAAGCAGTTCACATGCATTTTAAAGTTAACCCAGAGCAGAgctaaattacattttaaagtaaCACGTTTCACCCATCTGAAAGCATCTCTTCTCCAAATAAACCAGCTCCATATCTTGGTGTTCTGATGCATCTCATGAAGTCAGAGGCTACTACAGCACAGATTCACAAAACCCACTCAGACTTTCCAAAAAAGGTATCATTTGTGGAGACCTTGAGTGCACAGCCAACCCTTTGCTAGGAAAGCATTTCTTAATTTAGTTACTATCTTTGGAAAAAAGTTTCATCTTTCAGAGTTGTGGCAAACCCTCTAAATCTATCCAGCAAACAGGcctgttttaaatatttaaatatctgAAAGAACACACTGTCTAATTATCAAATAAGTATTCTCTTTCAACATGCCATCAGTCAATTCATTTCACAAAAATATACAATGGGAACAGACTTCCTCAACACTGAAattgagagaaaaagaattctTTAGCTATTTTTCTCTACAGGAGCTACTGTGTGATATTTATGTTGCAGAACAGATTTAGCTCCCATTTCTAATCAGTATGGTAATATCAATGATTTGTCTCTAACTGAGCAGGAACTAAATAAGCAACATGGAAGTTTTAGAGTCATGCAAATTCATATAGTTAATACCACACCACCAAACTGAAATCAGTATTGGAGCCAAGCCTTTTGCACAAGTCAAACCCACATCATATTGGTCGGcagtggctgaacatgagccagcccagctggccaaAAAGGCCAAAGGCATTCTGGCTGTATCAGGAACAGAGTGGCCAGCAGAACCAGAGCAGTGACTGTCCCTCTGGGCTCAAATCCTGTATTCCCTCACTACAAACATATTGAGGGGCTGGCGTGcgtccagagaagggaacagagctggagaATGGAGCTGGAGCatcaggagaggctgagggagctcagcctggagaagaggctcaggggagccctactgctctccacagctccctgacaggaggggacagccagatGGGGTTGGGCTCTGCTCCAAGGGAACAAGGGACTGAACAGATCCTGTGCCAGGAGATGTTTAGATTGGATAGGAGGAAAAAATTCATCACCAGAAGGGTGgtcaggctgcccagagaagctgttggGTCAcaatccctggatgtgtttataAAACTTTTAGATGCAGCACTTGGAGACATGCTGGACTTGGCAGTTCTGGGTTAATAGTTGCTCTCAATGATCTTaagagatcttttccagcccaaatgATTCTATTACATTATTATAATTCAGTTACAAGAACCAGATGGTTTTattatgaaaacattttatacTGCAGCTTATAGTTGTGAGAGAGTAAAAGCAGAAGCCTGACTCAAATAAACTCCATGTCATCATCCAtgcttgaagaatttaaaatcaTTTCTTATTCTGGGTTTGGTGCATACTGTTCACTAACAGTAAAACTTTGTGCTTAGATATCTGACAAAGCAGTTTGACCCTGCTTAGAGAAGTGCATTAAATGAATGCTGAATTGTGGTTCAATTTGTGGTAACATCACCTGGGCTCCCCCACAGGTTACATCAAAAACAACTGATTTCAGGCCATGACAGGCAACCATGTGCTTAAAAATCGTTATATATAAAAACCCACACAGAACTATCATTTATCATTCATCAGTGTTTTCCCATTAAATTTCttcttatttgttttaaaaactatttGCCACTTTCACATCAGTTTTGCACTTAGTTTCAATGTGGCCTGTTCCttctttaaattttctttgctcACAGGGTTCATGAATATCAGCAAGTGAAAGGCCttactttttttaatataattaaacATGCATTAAAACATGCATCCTCAGGGTAATACATTGGAGGGTCATCTACAAACAAATTACAGCTGGTTTATTTGACAAGCAAGATTTTTCATCTGACTGATTTAAGCTAACTGATTTAAGATCTGCCCCTGCAAGGGTGCAGGGCATATCTGTTGGTGccttcttttaaaaacaaaaaaagtctgCGGTTTCTATCTGTCTTTTCAAATTTGATGAATTCACAATATTCTCTAAAAACAAAGTGCAAAGTACAAGACATCCTCACTGATTAATAAGGCTTTACTTTGCTCAAAGACTGCGCCATGAGATTTGACAAACATATCCCACaaaccagcagcaggaaaagtcATAATAATCTCCAAGTTCAGCCCTCTGTTTTTAGTTATTTAAAAACTAGCTAACAcctctttggaaaaaaataaagtcataTAAACAAGCGAAAAGGGCTTAAGAGAAATAGGGAAGCTGCTGAAGGGGATAGCAGTATTTTCAGCTACTAGAGCACATATTCTTTAAAAGAATGAAAGCAAACAGTCTTGATTGCTATCCTATATTTCACCCAGATTTTTGCTTTGTCCCCATTCTTTGCCCAGCAGAGCACCCTCACCAAGCAAACTCCAGCTTTGTTGGGGAAGAATAAAAAACTAAGAAGAGAATGAGAAGTTTGGTAGGGGCTGTGAAATCATTCCTACCTACATTttcccagcagcctggaaaatcaTTCTGCCTAATGAGACATTTACTGCTAAGCACAGACAGAAAAGTGAGAGAACAAGGAGAGGCTGAATGTGGAGGTCAGGCTTGTAGGTCACTGCTTGCTTACCCGAGCTGCTAATGATTCATTCCTGTGCCAACCTCCCAAATGTCCCACCTTTTACTAAGACAGGCAGTGCAGAGCACGACAGCACGGGCGCTTGGGGAGCACGCTGTCCTTGAGCCGTACCTTTCCAAGGACGCTGACAGCAGCGGCCATGCCAACCATGCCAACCCCCACAACCGTGACCTTGTTGTTGGGGACCTTGGCTTCCTCCGCAATGGGGCTGATCAGCTGGTCCTTGACAGTGGCCATGGTGTTCTGCGAGGAGAGACGGAGAGATGCGGATCAGAGCAGGCCAGAGGGAACCGAAGGCATGTTCTGAAGGGAGAAGTGTCACCTGCCACAGCCTACGTAAAGCAGCTCCGGGCACGCTGCCTTTGCTCGcagggctccttcccagccACGAGTCAGCCCTCACCACCTACACAGCTCTAGgtctccaggtgcctgccctccctgtgccgGCCAGCGGCTGGCAGCACACCCCGCCACCGCCGTTCCCAGAGCCACCCGCCGGAGGTGAAATTCCATCAGCGCTGCCGGGCCCTGGGCATTCACCTCTCGGCACACCGGGGCTCCGGGACGGGACTCCATGAGCCAGCCGGGCCGCAGGGAGCGGGCTGGGATTTCCCCGGCTTCCCTCCGAGACCGCCCGAGGCCCAGGGCCGcgccagggcacacaggggccGCGGCGGCACCGGGGCGCCCTGAACCGCCGGGGACCAGCCCGGAACCACCGCCCGACCCCGGCCACCCCAAACCCTCGGGAGCCACAACCCAGCTCGGGCCACCCCAGACCCCAACACTCGGGGGAACCGCAGCCTGGCTCCCCAACCTCCCCAACCCCAAACCTCCGGGAACCGCAGTTCGGCTCCGGTCATTCCAGACCCCAACCTGAACCCTCGGGAGCCCGACCCAGCTCCGGCCACCCCAGGCATCACCCGCTGGCCACGCAGGGATGGCAGAACCCCGGCGGGGTCAAGGGACGGGCCAGCTGGGCGGCGACCCAGCACCCCGTGTCCCGGAGCGGGGTCTCCCCATACGCACCGGGCAGCGGGAGCAGCGCAGAAGCGGCGAGGGGAACGCGGGGCTCCGGCAACGAGCGCTCCGCAACGGAAGGGGCGCGGGGCTCGGGCAACGAGCGCTCCGCAACGGGAGGGGCGCGGGGCTCGGGCAACGAGCGCTCCGCAACGGGAGGGGCGCGGGGCTCGGGCAACGAGCGCTCCGCAACGGGAGGGGCGCGGGGCTCGGGCAACGAGCGCTCCGCAACGGGAGGGGCGCGGGGCTCGGGCAACGAGCGCTCCGCAACGGGAGGGGCGCGGGGCTCGGGCAGGGAGCGCTCCGCAACGGGAGGGGCGCGGGGCTCGGGCAACGAGCGCTCCGCAACGGAAGGGGAGCCGGAGCAGCTCAGAGAGAGCGGGGCTTGGGGCTCGGGGCTCAGGCAAAGACCGCTCCGCAGCGGAAGGGGCGGGCCCGGCGGCGCGGCTGgggggaggcggcggccgcgctCAATCCCCGCCAAGGACGGAGCCTCAAGGATGTCGCTGCTCCGCCCCGGTCCCGCAGTGGCGCAGGGCCCGCGCTGCTGGCCcgtccctggagctgtgtccccGGGACGCCGCTGGGCGCGCCGCCGGGAGCAGCGATGCTGCCGGGGCCCGGGGTGGCCGTGCGACACTGGTGGCCTCGGCAGCTCCACTTTCACAGGGAACAACGGGGCTGTCGGTCCCTGGTGTCACAGAACCACAGGCTTGGCCAGAATCGCTGCAATCGATATAAAATATGGCAAAAGTAAAGCATTTTACCTGATCTTTCGGGGAGAACTTGCTCAAGTTGGGGATGTCTCCTCAGTCAGGGGTATCTGATTTCCGCGCTCGCTGATTTCTGCCCCGGGCCTGACTCCGGTTGGATTTTTGGTGGTCGGACGAATCCCTCCTGGAGGCACAGAGCGATGCCTCGGCAGGAATAAGGGATGTAACCTGAGGCAGGCCAACAAAGAATGTAACCCGAGTAGAGCCACCGCCACcgcctcctccctctccctcgGTCTCGGCCAGACCCAGCACACTCTCTCTTTCGCGGTATCCTAGTAGGGCATCCCTTAAAGATGGTAATAAGCGTGAATGTAGTTCAACGCCTTGTTAAAGTAGTAAGCAAATCCAACACTGTAAGTAGCAATAAGAGTCAGatgatattttccttttcctcatacacacagaacacacagacTGAAAATCTGGGTGTACAATCGGccactgctgctgagcagagaaGAAAGGGATTTCTTGGAATTCCTCCAGGACCAAAGCAAGC
This region of Ammospiza caudacuta isolate bAmmCau1 chromosome 5, bAmmCau1.pri, whole genome shotgun sequence genomic DNA includes:
- the LDHB gene encoding L-lactate dehydrogenase B chain produces the protein MATVKDQLISPIAEEAKVPNNKVTVVGVGMVGMAAAVSVLGKGLCDELALVDVMEDRLKGEMMDLQHGSVFLHTHKIVADKDYAVTANSRIVVLTAGVRQQEGESRLNLLQRNVSVFKNIVPHVVKYSPNCIILVVSNPVDIMTYITWKLSGLPKHRVIGSGCNLDTARFRYLMSERLGIHPSSCHGWILGEHGDSSVAVWSGMNVAGVSLQQLNPAMGTDKDPENWKEVHKQVVASAYEVIKLKGYTNWAIGFSVADLCETILKNLHRVHSVATLVKGMYGIQHEVFLSLPSVLSASGLTCVINQKLKDDEVTQLRKSADTLWDVQKDVKDL